One stretch of Kogia breviceps isolate mKogBre1 chromosome 18, mKogBre1 haplotype 1, whole genome shotgun sequence DNA includes these proteins:
- the LOC131745479 gene encoding tubulin beta-3 chain isoform X1 has translation MREIVHIQAGQCGNQIGAKVRPRAAPLRRAPHPARLSRPPPPPRAGPWGEGSRQAVRAEPHPEPRSPRRSLEAKDGLPSLRAAGTPGRALSAIPASAFPLPLPGSPRACGSAAQFWEVISDEHGIDPSGNYVGDSDLQLERISVYYNEASSHKYVPRAILVDLEPGTMDSVRSGAFGHLFRPDNFIFGQSGAGNNWAKGHYTEGAELVDSVLDVVRKECENCDCLQGFQLTHSLGGGTGSGMGTLLISKVREEYPDRIMNTFSVVPSPKVSDTVVEPYNATLSIHQLVENTDETYCIDNEALYDICFRTLKLATPTYGDLNHLVSATMSGVTTSLRFPGQLNADLRKLAVNMVPFPRLHFFMPGFAPLTARGSQQYRALTVPELTQQMFDAKNMMAACDPRHGRYLTVATVFRGRMSMKEVDEQMLAIQSKNSSYFVEWIPNNVKVAVCDIPPRGLKMSSTFIGNSTAIQELFKRISEQFTAMFRRKAFLHWYTGEGMDEMEFTEAESNMNDLVSEYQQYQDATAEEEGEIYDDEEEESEAQGPK, from the exons ATGAGGGAGATCGTGCACATCCAGGCCGGCCAGTGCGGCAACCAGATCGGGGCCAAGGTGAGGCCGCGCGCCGCCCCCCTGCGCCGGGCCCCGCACCCGGCGCGCCTCTCGcgtcccccgccccctcctcggGCCGGTCCCTGGGGGGAGGGAAGCAGGCAGGCGGTGCGCGCAGAGCCGCACCCCGAGCCTCGCTCGCCACGGCGAAGCCTCGAAGCAAAGGATGGGCTGCCCTCGCTGCGGGCTGCCGGGACGCCGGGTCGTGCCCTCTCCGCCATCCCCGCCTCCGCCTTTCCTCTGCCCCTACCGGGCTCACCTCGGGCCTGCGGGAGCGCAGCGCAG TTCTGGGAGGTCATCAGCGACGAGCACGGGATAGACCCCAGTGGCAATTATGTAGGGGACTCGGACCTGCAGCTGGAACGCATCAGCGTCTACTACAACGAGGCCTCTT CTCACAAGTATGTGCCTCGGGCCATCCTGGTGGACCTGGAGCCTGGAACCATGGACAGCGTCCGCTCTGGGGCCTTCGGGCACCTCTTCAGGCCTGACAACTTCATCTTCG GTCAGAGCGGGGCCGGCAACAACTGGGCCAAGGGCCACTACACGGAGGGCGCCGAGCTGGTGGACTCGGTCCTGGACGTGGTGCGGAAGGAGTGTGAGAATTGCGACTGCCTGCAGGGCTTCCAGCTGACGCACTCGCTGGGCGGCGGCACGGGCTCGGGCATGGGGACCCTCCTCATCAGCAAGGTCCGCGAGGAGTACCCCGACCGCATCATGAACACCTTCAGCGTGGTGCCCTCGCCCAAGGTGTCGGACACGGTGGTGGAGCCCTACAACGCCACGCTGTCCATCCACCAGCTGGTGGAGAACACGGACGAGACCTACTGCATCGACAACGAGGCGCTGTACGACATCTGCTTCCGCACCCTCAAGCTGGCCACGCCCACCTACGGGGACCTCAACCACCTGGTGTCGGCCACCATGAGCGGGGTCACCACCTCCCTGCGCTTCCCGGGCCAGCTCAACGCCGACCTGCGCAAGCTGGCCGTGAACATGGTGCCCTTCCCGCGCCTGCACTTCTTCATGCCCGGCTTCGCGCCGCTGACCGCCCGCGGCAGCCAGCAGTACCGCGCGCTGACGGTGCCCGAGCTCACGCAGCAGATGTTTGACGCCAAGAACATGATGGCCGCCTGCGACCCGCGCCACGGCCGCTACCTGACCGTGGCCACCGTCTTCCGGGGCCGCATGTCCATGAAGGAGGTGGACGAGCAGATGCTGGCCATCCAGAGCAAGAACAGCAGCTACTTCGTGGAGTGGATCCCCAACAACGTGAAGGTGGCCGTGTGCGACATCCCGCCCCGCGGGCTCAAGATGTCCTCCACCTTCATCGGCAACAGCACGGCCATCCAGGAGCTGTTCAAGCGCATCTCGGAGCAGTTCACGGCCATGTTCCGCCGCAAGGCCTTCCTGCACTGGTACACGGGCGAGGGCATGGACGAGATGGAGTTCACCGAGGCCGAGAGCAACATGAACGACCTGGTGTCCGAGTACCAGCAGTACCAGGACGCCACGgccgaggaggagggggagatatACGACGACGAGGAGGAGGAGTCCGAGGCCCAGGGCCCCAAGTGA
- the LOC131745479 gene encoding tubulin beta-3 chain isoform X2 gives MDSVRSGAFGHLFRPDNFIFGQSGAGNNWAKGHYTEGAELVDSVLDVVRKECENCDCLQGFQLTHSLGGGTGSGMGTLLISKVREEYPDRIMNTFSVVPSPKVSDTVVEPYNATLSIHQLVENTDETYCIDNEALYDICFRTLKLATPTYGDLNHLVSATMSGVTTSLRFPGQLNADLRKLAVNMVPFPRLHFFMPGFAPLTARGSQQYRALTVPELTQQMFDAKNMMAACDPRHGRYLTVATVFRGRMSMKEVDEQMLAIQSKNSSYFVEWIPNNVKVAVCDIPPRGLKMSSTFIGNSTAIQELFKRISEQFTAMFRRKAFLHWYTGEGMDEMEFTEAESNMNDLVSEYQQYQDATAEEEGEIYDDEEEESEAQGPK, from the exons ATGGACAGCGTCCGCTCTGGGGCCTTCGGGCACCTCTTCAGGCCTGACAACTTCATCTTCG GTCAGAGCGGGGCCGGCAACAACTGGGCCAAGGGCCACTACACGGAGGGCGCCGAGCTGGTGGACTCGGTCCTGGACGTGGTGCGGAAGGAGTGTGAGAATTGCGACTGCCTGCAGGGCTTCCAGCTGACGCACTCGCTGGGCGGCGGCACGGGCTCGGGCATGGGGACCCTCCTCATCAGCAAGGTCCGCGAGGAGTACCCCGACCGCATCATGAACACCTTCAGCGTGGTGCCCTCGCCCAAGGTGTCGGACACGGTGGTGGAGCCCTACAACGCCACGCTGTCCATCCACCAGCTGGTGGAGAACACGGACGAGACCTACTGCATCGACAACGAGGCGCTGTACGACATCTGCTTCCGCACCCTCAAGCTGGCCACGCCCACCTACGGGGACCTCAACCACCTGGTGTCGGCCACCATGAGCGGGGTCACCACCTCCCTGCGCTTCCCGGGCCAGCTCAACGCCGACCTGCGCAAGCTGGCCGTGAACATGGTGCCCTTCCCGCGCCTGCACTTCTTCATGCCCGGCTTCGCGCCGCTGACCGCCCGCGGCAGCCAGCAGTACCGCGCGCTGACGGTGCCCGAGCTCACGCAGCAGATGTTTGACGCCAAGAACATGATGGCCGCCTGCGACCCGCGCCACGGCCGCTACCTGACCGTGGCCACCGTCTTCCGGGGCCGCATGTCCATGAAGGAGGTGGACGAGCAGATGCTGGCCATCCAGAGCAAGAACAGCAGCTACTTCGTGGAGTGGATCCCCAACAACGTGAAGGTGGCCGTGTGCGACATCCCGCCCCGCGGGCTCAAGATGTCCTCCACCTTCATCGGCAACAGCACGGCCATCCAGGAGCTGTTCAAGCGCATCTCGGAGCAGTTCACGGCCATGTTCCGCCGCAAGGCCTTCCTGCACTGGTACACGGGCGAGGGCATGGACGAGATGGAGTTCACCGAGGCCGAGAGCAACATGAACGACCTGGTGTCCGAGTACCAGCAGTACCAGGACGCCACGgccgaggaggagggggagatatACGACGACGAGGAGGAGGAGTCCGAGGCCCAGGGCCCCAAGTGA
- the LOC131745479 gene encoding tubulin beta-3 chain isoform X3, whose product MPVLGPQRQLLSPLNSTSPATPRLGLAANQTAPQCLEVSVPEGLFLSLGLVSLVENVLVVAAIIKNRNLHSPMYYFICCLAASDLLVSVSNVLETAVMLLLEAGALAPRAAVVQRLDDVIDVLICSSMVSSLCFLGAIAVDRYISIFYALRYHSLVTLPRAWRAMAAIWVASTLASTLFIAYYHHAAVLLCLVSFFVAMLVLMAVLYVHMLARACQHARGIARLHKRRRSAQQGFGLKGAATLTILLGTFFLCWGPFFLHLSLIVLCPQHPTCGCVFKNFNLFLTLIICNAIVDPLIYAFRSQELRKTLREVLQGSWADPPQPAPAPARPPASRSRPPHAPSMREIVHIQAGQCGNQIGAKFWEVISDEHGIDPSGNYVGDSDLQLERISVYYNEASSHKYVPRAILVDLEPGTMDSVRSGAFGHLFRPDNFIFGQSGAGNNWAKGHYTEGAELVDSVLDVVRKECENCDCLQGFQLTHSLGGGTGSGMGTLLISKVREEYPDRIMNTFSVVPSPKVSDTVVEPYNATLSIHQLVENTDETYCIDNEALYDICFRTLKLATPTYGDLNHLVSATMSGVTTSLRFPGQLNADLRKLAVNMVPFPRLHFFMPGFAPLTARGSQQYRALTVPELTQQMFDAKNMMAACDPRHGRYLTVATVFRGRMSMKEVDEQMLAIQSKNSSYFVEWIPNNVKVAVCDIPPRGLKMSSTFIGNSTAIQELFKRISEQFTAMFRRKAFLHWYTGEGMDEMEFTEAESNMNDLVSEYQQYQDATAEEEGEIYDDEEEESEAQGPK is encoded by the exons ATGCCAGTGCTCGGCCCCCAGAGGCAGCTGCTGAGTCCCCTCAACTCCACGTccccagccaccccccgcctcggGCTGGCCGCCAACCAGACGGCGCCCCAGTGCCTGGAGGTGTCCGTTCCCGAAGGGCTGTTCCTCAGCTTGGGGCTGGTGAGTCTCGTGGAGAACGTGCTGGTGGTGGCCGCCATCATCAAGAACCGCAACCTGCACTCGCCCATGTACTACTTCATCTGCTGCCTGGCCGCGTCCGACCTGCTCGTGAGCGTCAGCAACGTGCTGGAGACGGCCGTCATGCTGCTGCTGGAGGCCGGCGCCCTGGCCCCTCGGGCTGCCGTGGTGCAGCGGCTGGACGACGTCATCGACGTGCTCATCTGCAGCTCCATGGTGTCCAGCCTCTGCTTCCTGGGCGCCATCGCCGTGGACCGCTACATCTCCATCTTCTACGCCCTGCGGTACCACAGCCTCGTGACACTGCCCAGGGCGTGGCGGGCCATGGCGGCCATCTGGGTGGCCAGCACCCTCGCCAGCACCCTCTTCATTGCCTACTACCACCACGCAGCCGTCCTGCTCTGTCTCGTAAGCTTCTTCGTAGCCATGCTGGTGCTCATGGCCGTGCTGTACGTCCACATGCTGGCCCGGGCGTGCCAGCACGCCCGGGGCATCGCCCGGCTCCACAAGAGGCGGCGCTCCGCCCAGCAGGGCTTCGGCCTCAAGGGCGCGGCCACCCTCACCATCCTGCTGGGCACCTTCTTCCTCTGCTGGGGCCCCTTCTTCCTGCACCTCTCGCTCATAGTCCTCTGCCCTCAGCACCCCACCTGCGGCTGCGTCTTCAAGAACTTCAACCTCTTCCTCACCCTCATCATCTGCAACGCCATCGTGGACCCTCTCATCTACGCCTTCCGCAGCCAGGAGCTCCGGAAGACGCTCCGGGAGGTGCTGCAGGGCTCCTG GGCCG ATCCTCCGCAGCCAGCCCCGGCCCCAGCGCGTCCGCCTGCGTCCCGCAGCCGCCCGCCCCACGCACCGAGCATGAGGGAGATCGTGCACATCCAGGCCGGCCAGTGCGGCAACCAGATCGGGGCCAAG TTCTGGGAGGTCATCAGCGACGAGCACGGGATAGACCCCAGTGGCAATTATGTAGGGGACTCGGACCTGCAGCTGGAACGCATCAGCGTCTACTACAACGAGGCCTCTT CTCACAAGTATGTGCCTCGGGCCATCCTGGTGGACCTGGAGCCTGGAACCATGGACAGCGTCCGCTCTGGGGCCTTCGGGCACCTCTTCAGGCCTGACAACTTCATCTTCG GTCAGAGCGGGGCCGGCAACAACTGGGCCAAGGGCCACTACACGGAGGGCGCCGAGCTGGTGGACTCGGTCCTGGACGTGGTGCGGAAGGAGTGTGAGAATTGCGACTGCCTGCAGGGCTTCCAGCTGACGCACTCGCTGGGCGGCGGCACGGGCTCGGGCATGGGGACCCTCCTCATCAGCAAGGTCCGCGAGGAGTACCCCGACCGCATCATGAACACCTTCAGCGTGGTGCCCTCGCCCAAGGTGTCGGACACGGTGGTGGAGCCCTACAACGCCACGCTGTCCATCCACCAGCTGGTGGAGAACACGGACGAGACCTACTGCATCGACAACGAGGCGCTGTACGACATCTGCTTCCGCACCCTCAAGCTGGCCACGCCCACCTACGGGGACCTCAACCACCTGGTGTCGGCCACCATGAGCGGGGTCACCACCTCCCTGCGCTTCCCGGGCCAGCTCAACGCCGACCTGCGCAAGCTGGCCGTGAACATGGTGCCCTTCCCGCGCCTGCACTTCTTCATGCCCGGCTTCGCGCCGCTGACCGCCCGCGGCAGCCAGCAGTACCGCGCGCTGACGGTGCCCGAGCTCACGCAGCAGATGTTTGACGCCAAGAACATGATGGCCGCCTGCGACCCGCGCCACGGCCGCTACCTGACCGTGGCCACCGTCTTCCGGGGCCGCATGTCCATGAAGGAGGTGGACGAGCAGATGCTGGCCATCCAGAGCAAGAACAGCAGCTACTTCGTGGAGTGGATCCCCAACAACGTGAAGGTGGCCGTGTGCGACATCCCGCCCCGCGGGCTCAAGATGTCCTCCACCTTCATCGGCAACAGCACGGCCATCCAGGAGCTGTTCAAGCGCATCTCGGAGCAGTTCACGGCCATGTTCCGCCGCAAGGCCTTCCTGCACTGGTACACGGGCGAGGGCATGGACGAGATGGAGTTCACCGAGGCCGAGAGCAACATGAACGACCTGGTGTCCGAGTACCAGCAGTACCAGGACGCCACGgccgaggaggagggggagatatACGACGACGAGGAGGAGGAGTCCGAGGCCCAGGGCCCCAAGTGA